In Dyella terrae, one DNA window encodes the following:
- a CDS encoding FAD:protein FMN transferase → MSLTVESLSGDTMGTTWSARVVVPAGVSLDDLQAGVQAQLDRVDAQMSTYKADSDLSRFNQAPAQTWVALPGECFAVVQYALRVAELTQGAYDPTVGPLVNAWGFGPDGVRADAPPDSVWMAARSRVGWQRVLLRESTCEAWQAGGTYLDLSSVAKGFSVDVAGAWLTAQGIEAWLMEVGGEMKGHGRKPDGMPWRVGIEWPDGSGQHSQIVPLEGRAIATSGNYRRHFAQGQQHFAHHIDPRSGMPSQNRVASVSVLANSAMEADPWGTAMTVLGPDRGLSLARELRLAVLIYVQVADDFDERMSSAFAEALRAG, encoded by the coding sequence ATGTCGCTGACGGTCGAGTCGCTGTCGGGCGACACCATGGGAACCACCTGGTCGGCACGCGTCGTCGTGCCGGCCGGCGTCTCGCTGGATGACTTGCAGGCGGGCGTGCAGGCGCAGCTGGATCGCGTCGACGCGCAGATGAGCACGTATAAGGCCGACTCCGATCTGTCGCGCTTTAACCAGGCGCCGGCCCAAACCTGGGTGGCCTTGCCCGGCGAGTGCTTTGCCGTCGTTCAGTACGCTTTGCGTGTGGCCGAACTCACCCAAGGCGCCTACGACCCGACGGTTGGTCCGCTGGTCAATGCCTGGGGTTTCGGCCCCGATGGCGTGCGTGCCGATGCACCGCCGGATTCGGTATGGATGGCAGCACGCTCACGCGTCGGCTGGCAACGTGTCCTGCTTCGCGAGTCCACTTGCGAGGCATGGCAAGCCGGCGGCACGTATCTCGATCTGTCGTCGGTCGCCAAAGGCTTCAGTGTCGATGTCGCGGGCGCGTGGTTGACGGCGCAAGGGATCGAGGCCTGGCTGATGGAAGTGGGTGGTGAAATGAAAGGGCACGGGCGCAAGCCCGATGGCATGCCATGGCGTGTGGGCATCGAATGGCCCGACGGGTCGGGGCAGCACAGCCAGATTGTGCCGCTGGAAGGGCGCGCGATTGCCACGTCCGGCAACTACCGCCGCCATTTTGCGCAAGGGCAACAGCACTTCGCGCATCACATCGACCCACGCAGCGGCATGCCGAGCCAGAACCGCGTGGCGTCGGTCAGCGTTCTGGCGAACAGCGCGATGGAAGCGGATCCCTGGGGCACGGCGATGACCGTTCTCGGGCCGGATCGCGGGCTGTCCCTGGCTCGCGAGCTCAGGCTGGCCGTGCTGATTTACGTGCAGGTCGCCGACGATTTCGACGAGCGCATGTCGTCAGCCTTCGCTGAAGCACTGCGCGCGGGTTAG
- a CDS encoding DUF4198 domain-containing protein produces MFKRSLTLTAMALAFALPMAAQAHKMWMVPSATNVSGADPWVTVDAAVSNDLFYPDHVPGDLSRLVITAPDGQPVKAENTNTGKYRSEFDVHLTQQGTYRIAMVNEGIFASYEMDGQKKRWRGDAAGLAKELPAGAKNVEVSEAVNRVETFVSNGKPNESALKPTGKGIELVPVTHVTDLVAGEGATFQLLIDGKPASDMKVTAIAGATRYRNAQDEFEATTGKDGKFTLNWPKAGMYWINASTQDNKTSVKQAKQRRLSYSATLEVLPQ; encoded by the coding sequence ATGTTCAAGCGTTCTCTGACCCTTACCGCCATGGCCCTGGCCTTCGCGCTGCCTATGGCCGCTCAGGCACACAAGATGTGGATGGTGCCCTCGGCCACCAACGTGTCCGGCGCCGATCCGTGGGTGACGGTGGATGCGGCCGTCTCCAATGACCTGTTCTATCCCGATCACGTGCCGGGCGATCTGTCGCGCCTGGTGATCACGGCACCGGATGGCCAGCCGGTGAAGGCGGAGAACACCAACACCGGCAAGTACCGCAGCGAATTCGATGTGCATCTGACCCAGCAGGGCACGTATCGCATTGCCATGGTCAATGAAGGCATCTTTGCCAGCTACGAAATGGACGGCCAAAAGAAGCGCTGGCGCGGTGACGCGGCCGGCCTTGCCAAGGAGCTGCCGGCGGGTGCGAAGAACGTCGAAGTGAGCGAAGCAGTCAATCGCGTCGAGACCTTCGTCAGCAACGGCAAGCCGAACGAAAGCGCCCTGAAGCCGACGGGCAAGGGCATCGAGCTGGTGCCGGTCACCCACGTCACGGACCTGGTTGCCGGTGAAGGCGCAACCTTCCAGCTGTTGATCGATGGCAAGCCGGCGAGCGACATGAAGGTCACGGCGATTGCGGGTGCCACGCGCTACCGCAATGCGCAGGACGAATTCGAGGCGACCACCGGCAAGGACGGCAAGTTCACGCTGAACTGGCCGAAGGCCGGCATGTACTGGATCAACGCCAGCACGCAGGACAACAAGACCAGCGTGAAGCAGGCCAAGCAGCGTCGCCTGTCGTACTCGGCCACGCTGGAAGTGCTGCCGCAGTAA
- a CDS encoding DUF2271 domain-containing protein: MRRLTLSIPALLIAAPVLAADLNVTVQIPQLDVAEYHRPYTAVWIEREDHSVAAQLAVWYAQKETKEGAGTKWLPELRQWWRRGGRDLQMPVDGVSGATRPAGQQQLKFQEGKAPLNTLAPGKYELVVEAAREVGGREVVRVPFSWPVSAPQQLDAKGSSELGAVKVDLVP, encoded by the coding sequence ATGCGCCGTCTGACTCTTTCGATTCCCGCCCTTCTCATTGCCGCGCCGGTGCTGGCCGCCGATCTCAACGTCACGGTGCAGATTCCGCAGCTGGATGTCGCCGAGTACCACCGTCCCTACACGGCGGTGTGGATCGAGCGCGAAGACCACAGCGTCGCCGCGCAGCTGGCCGTCTGGTATGCGCAGAAGGAAACCAAGGAGGGTGCGGGCACCAAGTGGTTGCCGGAGCTGCGCCAGTGGTGGCGTCGTGGTGGCCGCGACCTGCAGATGCCGGTCGACGGCGTATCCGGCGCGACGCGACCGGCGGGCCAGCAGCAGCTGAAGTTCCAGGAAGGCAAGGCGCCGCTGAACACGCTGGCGCCCGGCAAGTACGAGCTCGTCGTCGAAGCCGCACGCGAAGTCGGCGGTCGCGAAGTGGTGCGCGTGCCATTTAGCTGGCCGGTCAGCGCGCCGCAGCAGCTCGATGCCAAGGGCAGTTCCGAGCTGGGCGCCGTCAAGGTCGACCTGGTTCCCTGA
- a CDS encoding PepSY-associated TM helix domain-containing protein gives MKVWLRAERMDGDRTSLHRPARPQRAFWLKQLHRWHWISSALCLIAMLLFAITGITLNHAAQIEARPKTEHRQAQLPAPLLRVIEGEDERKGQVLPASIVDWASTQVKVSLDGRKADWSSDEIYVSMPRPGGDAWLSIDRLSGKVEYETTTRGWISYLNDLHKGRNAGPVWGWFIDIFALACVIFSVTGLLLLKMHAAQRGATWPLVAFGLVLPLVLALLFIH, from the coding sequence ATGAAGGTTTGGCTACGGGCGGAACGGATGGACGGGGATCGGACAAGCTTGCACAGACCGGCGCGGCCGCAGCGGGCCTTCTGGCTCAAGCAACTGCATCGCTGGCACTGGATCAGTTCCGCGCTCTGCCTGATCGCCATGCTGCTGTTCGCCATCACCGGCATCACGCTCAACCACGCTGCGCAAATTGAAGCCAGGCCGAAGACCGAGCATCGCCAGGCGCAGTTACCGGCGCCGCTGCTCCGGGTCATTGAAGGTGAGGACGAGCGCAAGGGCCAGGTGCTTCCTGCGTCCATCGTCGACTGGGCGAGCACGCAGGTGAAGGTGAGCCTGGACGGTCGCAAGGCCGACTGGTCGTCCGACGAGATCTATGTGTCGATGCCACGGCCGGGCGGCGATGCCTGGCTGAGCATCGATCGCCTCTCCGGCAAGGTCGAATACGAAACCACGACGCGCGGCTGGATCTCCTACCTCAACGACCTGCACAAGGGCCGCAACGCGGGCCCGGTGTGGGGCTGGTTCATCGATATTTTCGCGCTGGCCTGCGTGATCTTTTCCGTCACCGGCCTGTTGTTGCTGAAGATGCACGCCGCGCAGCGCGGCGCGACCTGGCCGCTGGTGGCGTTTGGCCTGGTGCTGCCGCTGGTGCTCGCGCTGCTGTTCATCCATTGA
- a CDS encoding response regulator, with amino-acid sequence MRILIAEDDPAIAAGVSASLRQSGHAVDHVADGARADAALRDTPYDLLVLDLGLPQLDGSEVLQRVRKRGSGLPVLVVTAREGLRERVRVLDLGADDYLVKPFALAEFEARVRALLRRYTSQGAPELVLGKLRLDLPGHRAWVGEDPLELTAREFGLLEALAARPDRVTSRAQLVEALCNWDEELTDNGLDIAIYRLRRKLSESGTQVRTIRGLGYLLEEAKDGVA; translated from the coding sequence ATGCGCATCCTGATTGCCGAAGACGATCCGGCCATCGCCGCCGGCGTCAGTGCATCGCTGCGCCAGAGCGGCCATGCGGTTGATCACGTAGCCGACGGCGCCCGCGCCGATGCGGCCCTGCGCGACACGCCGTATGACCTGCTGGTGCTCGATCTGGGCCTGCCCCAGCTGGACGGCAGCGAAGTGCTGCAACGGGTACGCAAACGCGGCAGTGGCTTGCCGGTGCTGGTGGTGACGGCCCGCGAAGGCCTGCGAGAACGCGTGCGCGTGCTGGACCTTGGCGCGGATGACTACCTCGTCAAACCCTTCGCCCTGGCCGAGTTCGAGGCCCGCGTCCGCGCGCTGCTGCGTCGGTACACCTCGCAGGGCGCGCCGGAACTGGTTCTGGGCAAGCTGCGACTGGACCTGCCCGGCCACCGCGCCTGGGTCGGGGAAGACCCTCTGGAACTGACCGCCCGCGAGTTCGGCCTGCTTGAAGCCCTCGCCGCCCGGCCGGACCGTGTTACCAGCCGCGCGCAGCTGGTCGAGGCTCTGTGTAACTGGGATGAGGAGCTGACCGACAACGGCCTGGATATCGCCATCTACCGGCTGCGCCGCAAGCTGTCCGAATCCGGCACCCAGGTCCGCACCATCCGGGGCCTGGGCTATCTGCTGGAAGAGGCCAAGGACGGCGTCGCATGA
- a CDS encoding sensor histidine kinase yields MSDAGHSRQPWLYRKLEPDGRQSLRRRLLAFLLIPLMVLLLVESLITYAGALIYSNHVHDRDLQGSTETLVQMMRNQDTDGPISDQARFLLQYDPEGHNSINYFSITSRRYGVLAGSNKLAPPPGLNLTINGEPKLFDAQDGERRLRAASAIIENGDEVGDQLVITVAETLRDRRLRAREILLLSIPAQALLIAAVFVLVWIGVRVGLRQLEPLTTRLATREHDLAPIGDEDVPVEILPLTRTIDALFGRLRGMLALQERFIADAAHQLRTPLAGLRVHVERAQSDPSPETVRDALQHINRLTQRATRTSTQLLALTRAQSPERDASSHRAVNLARLIPEILALRVHEAIAAGVDLGYEGPSDPVWIEGDLASLQELVDNLLDNSLRYAGRHAEVTVAVARQDKHVILSVEDNGPGVPASFLSRLGERFFRVPGSNEEGTGLGLAIVQRIAERHGAKVRYLASTLGGLRVEVAFPAVGGDQA; encoded by the coding sequence ATGAGCGATGCCGGGCACTCGCGCCAGCCCTGGCTGTATCGAAAGCTCGAACCGGATGGCCGCCAGAGCCTCCGGCGGCGCCTGCTCGCCTTCCTGCTGATTCCCCTGATGGTGCTGTTGCTCGTCGAGAGCCTCATTACCTATGCCGGCGCGTTGATCTACTCCAATCACGTCCACGACCGTGACCTGCAAGGCAGCACCGAAACGCTGGTGCAGATGATGCGCAACCAGGACACCGACGGCCCCATATCCGACCAGGCCCGCTTCCTGCTGCAGTACGACCCGGAAGGCCACAACAGCATCAACTATTTCAGCATCACCAGCCGGCGCTACGGCGTGCTGGCCGGCAGTAACAAACTGGCCCCGCCACCGGGTCTCAACCTGACCATCAACGGCGAACCGAAACTGTTCGACGCGCAGGATGGGGAGCGCCGCCTGCGTGCCGCCAGCGCCATCATTGAAAACGGCGACGAAGTCGGTGACCAGCTGGTCATCACCGTGGCCGAGACGCTGCGCGACCGCCGCCTGCGTGCCCGCGAAATCCTCCTGCTCAGCATTCCCGCGCAGGCGTTGCTGATTGCTGCCGTGTTCGTGCTGGTGTGGATCGGCGTGCGCGTGGGCTTGCGCCAACTCGAGCCGCTGACCACGCGACTGGCCACGCGCGAGCACGATCTCGCCCCCATCGGCGATGAAGACGTGCCAGTGGAAATTCTTCCGTTGACCCGTACGATCGACGCGCTGTTTGGCCGGTTACGCGGCATGCTTGCCCTGCAGGAGCGTTTTATCGCGGATGCCGCGCATCAGTTGCGCACGCCACTGGCGGGCCTGCGCGTACACGTTGAGCGCGCGCAAAGCGATCCGTCGCCAGAAACGGTGCGCGATGCACTCCAGCACATCAACCGGCTGACGCAACGCGCGACCCGCACATCGACGCAATTGCTCGCCCTGACGCGCGCGCAGTCGCCCGAACGCGATGCTTCCTCCCATCGCGCCGTGAATCTGGCACGCCTCATTCCCGAAATCCTTGCATTGCGCGTGCACGAAGCGATCGCCGCCGGCGTGGATCTGGGCTATGAGGGCCCTTCGGATCCGGTATGGATCGAGGGCGACCTGGCCAGCCTCCAGGAGCTGGTCGACAACCTCCTGGACAACAGCCTTCGCTACGCGGGACGCCATGCCGAAGTCACCGTCGCCGTTGCCCGCCAGGACAAGCACGTCATCCTGAGCGTGGAAGACAACGGGCCCGGCGTGCCGGCCTCGTTTCTCAGCCGGCTCGGCGAGCGCTTCTTCCGCGTTCCGGGCAGCAACGAGGAAGGCACCGGACTCGGCCTCGCCATCGTGCAGCGCATTGCCGAGCGACATGGCGCCAAGGTGCGTTACCTGGCCAGCACGCTGGGTGGCCTGAGGGTCGAGGTCGCCTTTCCGGCAGTGGGCGGCGATCAGGCCTAG